Below is a window of Desmonostoc muscorum LEGE 12446 DNA.
ATCGTGTTGCAGTTCCACCATCTGCTGTTTGAGTGTCTGAATTTCCGTCAGCCACTGCTGTGTTAAATCTTGATTCATAAGTAAATACCCATTAGCCAATAGTTATTATTTTGCTGTCTTAAATTGCTGTAAACCAGAAGCGCTATCAACCGCATTGTGTCATAATTCGATTTTATAATTTTGAACTCTGTATTTATGCCCTGCTCTGCCACCCTCGCTCAACTGGTCGAAGTTCTTTTGGCTCGTCCTGTAAACTTATACGAAACTGGTTTAACACAAGTAAGTCGCGGTATACAAACAGATACTCGTATTCTCAAGCCAGGTGAAGTATTTTTGGCTTTGCGAGGTGATAAATTTGATGGACATCAATTTGTAGCAACAGCGATCGCTAAGGGTGCGATCGCTGCAATTGTAGATTTAGCATATGAAAATCCCGGATTTCCTGTATTGCAGGTAAAAGATACCCTCAAGGCATATCAGAAAATTGCCAGATGGTGGCGCGATCGCTTTGATATTCCGGTAATTGGTGTCACTGGTTCTGTAGGTAAAACTACTACTAAAGAATTAATTGCCGCAGTTTTAGGCACAAAAGGAGCACTTCACAAAACTTATGGCAATTACAATAACGAAATTGGTGTCCCGAAAACTCTCCTAGAACTGGATACAGAACATAACTACGCCGTGGTTGAAATGGCGATGCGGGGTAGGGGACAAATAGCCGAACTGACACAAATAGCCCGTCCCACCATTGGAGTGATTACCAATGTAGGGACAGCACATATTGAGTTACTGGGTTCCGAAGAAGCCATCGCCGAGGCCAAATGTGAGTTATTAGCCGAAATGCCTGCTGATAGCGTGGCAATTCTGAATTACGACAATCCCCTATTAATGACCACGGCGGCAAAAGTTTGGACAGGAGAAGTCATAACTTACGGCTTTTCTGGCGGGGATATCCCAGGACTACTGATTGATAACGAAACCGTAGAAGTCGCAGGAATGCAACTGCCTTTACCGTTACCTGGTCGTCACAATGCGACTAATTTTTTAGCGGCTTTAGCCGTGGCGAAAGTCTTGGGAATAGATTGGGCAAGTTTGCAAGCAGGTGTGGCGGTGGATATGCCCACAGGGCGATCGCAGCGGTTTAATTTGCCCAATGACGTGGTAATCTTGGATGAGACGTATAATGCTGCACCAGAAGCGATGTTGGCAGCATTGCAATTATTGGCAGACACACCAGGAAAGCGGAAAATTGCGGTGTTGGGTGCAATGAAAGAATTAGGAGAGCGATCGCAGCAGTTACACCAGCGAGTGGGAGAAACAGTGCGAAATTTGAATTTAGACGGCTTGTTGGTGTTGGTAGACGGAGAAGACGCCGAAGCGATCGCTAAAAGTGCCAAAGGTATCCCATCGGAGTGTTTTGCAACTCATGGGGAATTGGTGGCGAGATTAAAGACATTTGTGCAAGCAGGCGATCGTTTGCTGTTCAAAGCCGCCCATTCAGTGGGGTTAGATCGGGTAGTCAATCAGTTACGTGCAGAATATCCCAGATGAATTTACCGCTGCAAACCGAACGTTTGATATTGCGAGACTTTGTAGAATCAGATTGGCAAGCGGTTCATGAATACGCTG
It encodes the following:
- a CDS encoding UDP-N-acetylmuramoyl-tripeptide--D-alanyl-D-alanine ligase produces the protein MPCSATLAQLVEVLLARPVNLYETGLTQVSRGIQTDTRILKPGEVFLALRGDKFDGHQFVATAIAKGAIAAIVDLAYENPGFPVLQVKDTLKAYQKIARWWRDRFDIPVIGVTGSVGKTTTKELIAAVLGTKGALHKTYGNYNNEIGVPKTLLELDTEHNYAVVEMAMRGRGQIAELTQIARPTIGVITNVGTAHIELLGSEEAIAEAKCELLAEMPADSVAILNYDNPLLMTTAAKVWTGEVITYGFSGGDIPGLLIDNETVEVAGMQLPLPLPGRHNATNFLAALAVAKVLGIDWASLQAGVAVDMPTGRSQRFNLPNDVVILDETYNAAPEAMLAALQLLADTPGKRKIAVLGAMKELGERSQQLHQRVGETVRNLNLDGLLVLVDGEDAEAIAKSAKGIPSECFATHGELVARLKTFVQAGDRLLFKAAHSVGLDRVVNQLRAEYPR